One window of the Microplitis demolitor isolate Queensland-Clemson2020A chromosome 10, iyMicDemo2.1a, whole genome shotgun sequence genome contains the following:
- the LOC103580283 gene encoding protein rhomboid isoform X1, translated as MMRQISEISYVGGFKIIKMINEQDREGQVIIPLQYNNSHWKSIFEKYDLDGDGKISYHELKEMIRGSTYNDDIPPRVVRIIMQKADLNDSGYLEYPEFIAMIHRKDMQGVFGHFLSRYVHNMVPQRPTLETQYSVRPSADFPDGLYEEEYSCKPPAIAMIIISIIEIILYLYDVIVDKTIDGPASTLFIYNPHKRYQAWRYFTYMFVHAGVFHIVVNLLVQIMLGIPLEMVHKWWRVLIIYLAGVVAGSLGTSVSDPKVYLAGASGGVYALITAHVATIIMNWRQMEFAVLQLCVFIIITAVDVGQAIYNRYVLGTKDQIGYVAHFAGAIAGLLVGINVLRNLEVQTWEKAVWWASIFTYIALMTAAILWNALYPSYFPEPIYDS; from the exons ATGATGCGACAAATTTCGGAAATTTCCTATGTTGG agggtttaaaattataaaaatgattaatgaaCAAGACAGAGAAGGCCAAGTGATAATTCCACTACAGTACAATAATTCA cactggaaaagtatttttgaaaaatatgacTTGGATGGTGATGGTAAAATATCATATCatgaattaaaagaaatgataagAGGCTCAACATATAATGACGACATTCCTCCAAGAGTTGTGAGAATAATAATGCAGAAAGCTGATTTAAATGACTCTGGCTATTTAGAGTATCCAGAATTCATAGCAAtg atcCACAGAAAAGATATGCAAGGAGTATTTGGACATTTTTTAAGCCGCTATGTCCATAATATGGTACCACAAAGACCGACTCTTGAGACACAGTACAGCGTAAGGCCATCTGCTGATTTTCCTGATGGTCTTTATGAAGAAGAGTACAGTTGCAAACCACCAGCAATTGCTATGAtcataatatcaattattgaaattattttatatctgtATGATGTAATCGTAGACAAGACTATAGATGGTCCAGCATcgacattatttatttataatcctCATAAAAGATATCAAGCTTGGAGATACTTCACTTACATGTTCGTCCATGCTGG tgtatttCATATAGTGGTTAATCTACTGGTACAAATAATGCTGGGAATACCCTTGGAGATGGTCCACAAATGGTGGCGAGTgttgataatatatttagCTGGAGTTGTCGCTGGATCTCTTGGGACATCTGTGTCAGATCCAAAGGTATATCTTGCTGGTGCATCTGGTGGTGTCTATGCGCTTATTACCGCTCATGTCGCTACGATAATAATGAACTGGCGGCAAATGGAATTCGCTGTATTACAGTTgtgtgtttttattattataactgcgGTTGATGTTGGCCAGGCAATTTACAACAGATATGTACTGGGTACCAAAGATCAAATCGGTTATGTTGCTCACTTTGCTGGTGCTATTGCTGGATTACTTGTTGGTATTAATGTTTTACGTAATCTTGAAGTACAAACATGGGAAAAAGCCGTCTGGTGGGCTagtatatttacttatattgcACTGATGACTGCTGCTATTCTATGGAACGCATTGTATCCGTCATATTTTCCCGAGCCTATTTATGATtcgtag
- the LOC103580283 gene encoding rhomboid-related protein 3 isoform X2 yields MINEQDREGQVIIPLQYNNSHWKSIFEKYDLDGDGKISYHELKEMIRGSTYNDDIPPRVVRIIMQKADLNDSGYLEYPEFIAMIHRKDMQGVFGHFLSRYVHNMVPQRPTLETQYSVRPSADFPDGLYEEEYSCKPPAIAMIIISIIEIILYLYDVIVDKTIDGPASTLFIYNPHKRYQAWRYFTYMFVHAGVFHIVVNLLVQIMLGIPLEMVHKWWRVLIIYLAGVVAGSLGTSVSDPKVYLAGASGGVYALITAHVATIIMNWRQMEFAVLQLCVFIIITAVDVGQAIYNRYVLGTKDQIGYVAHFAGAIAGLLVGINVLRNLEVQTWEKAVWWASIFTYIALMTAAILWNALYPSYFPEPIYDS; encoded by the exons atgattaatgaaCAAGACAGAGAAGGCCAAGTGATAATTCCACTACAGTACAATAATTCA cactggaaaagtatttttgaaaaatatgacTTGGATGGTGATGGTAAAATATCATATCatgaattaaaagaaatgataagAGGCTCAACATATAATGACGACATTCCTCCAAGAGTTGTGAGAATAATAATGCAGAAAGCTGATTTAAATGACTCTGGCTATTTAGAGTATCCAGAATTCATAGCAAtg atcCACAGAAAAGATATGCAAGGAGTATTTGGACATTTTTTAAGCCGCTATGTCCATAATATGGTACCACAAAGACCGACTCTTGAGACACAGTACAGCGTAAGGCCATCTGCTGATTTTCCTGATGGTCTTTATGAAGAAGAGTACAGTTGCAAACCACCAGCAATTGCTATGAtcataatatcaattattgaaattattttatatctgtATGATGTAATCGTAGACAAGACTATAGATGGTCCAGCATcgacattatttatttataatcctCATAAAAGATATCAAGCTTGGAGATACTTCACTTACATGTTCGTCCATGCTGG tgtatttCATATAGTGGTTAATCTACTGGTACAAATAATGCTGGGAATACCCTTGGAGATGGTCCACAAATGGTGGCGAGTgttgataatatatttagCTGGAGTTGTCGCTGGATCTCTTGGGACATCTGTGTCAGATCCAAAGGTATATCTTGCTGGTGCATCTGGTGGTGTCTATGCGCTTATTACCGCTCATGTCGCTACGATAATAATGAACTGGCGGCAAATGGAATTCGCTGTATTACAGTTgtgtgtttttattattataactgcgGTTGATGTTGGCCAGGCAATTTACAACAGATATGTACTGGGTACCAAAGATCAAATCGGTTATGTTGCTCACTTTGCTGGTGCTATTGCTGGATTACTTGTTGGTATTAATGTTTTACGTAATCTTGAAGTACAAACATGGGAAAAAGCCGTCTGGTGGGCTagtatatttacttatattgcACTGATGACTGCTGCTATTCTATGGAACGCATTGTATCCGTCATATTTTCCCGAGCCTATTTATGATtcgtag
- the LOC103580282 gene encoding tectonic-like complex member MKS1 translates to MMFPRNSGKLKIAGDYRVNQSIDHFKIKIKIVQQKSPLVELFDSQEEIHDSNYLESEEKTITWQEKIFSSLEVKLYSEEKNCSTKIQKDYNEIIKNKSIQGSRLFTYTSDDAYHRDKSPVTKKNYKSLLSIKNEYALPTIKNRKPFNERYNKQVIDENPTDTKIRSNHYLYRDCTVMHIMVDLSSKDQAFPDPDTSEILLCTLTYNKAGKVLTIDPDINNDQDEAYSIESIGMNYDYWIEHVYEHSDDDVIVNNNLQHEIPEIYRQDKIISDIELPPANILRLFLTFDFIEARDFCYNSIFITYTIDLPKYWSTNNRDKLYGRTQRCRMINKSAHFSYLAEITLDLDLNCLNETVPSWPYLLISVGSFDNWTRYRIEGYTSMPLPSTSGSYEFRLQTWRPVYGIVNALRRFFTGGTAELEDITYCGIPRDHEGSKLDKKELKVVPSGTVDLRVNIIQQNNKIISKSRSKYQERLNSGMLINTVNNVLEQFKAARERMIQARSDRIHL, encoded by the exons ATGATGTTTCCACGTAATtcgggaaaattaaaaatagctgGAGATTATCGTGttaatcaatcaattgatcattttaaaataaa aataaaAATCGTCCAGCAAAAATCCCCTCTGGTTGAATTATTTGACTCGCAAGAAGAAATTCACGACTCAAATTATCTTGAGTCCGaagaaaaaacaataacttggcaagaaaaaatattcagctCTCTCGAAGTTAAATTATActctgaagaaaaaaattgcagtacaaaaattcaaaaagactacaatgaaataattaaaaataaaagtatccAAGGATCGCGACTATTTACCTACACTTCCGATGATGCTTATCATCGGGATAAATCGCCGGTgactaagaaaaattataagtcaTTATTATCAATCAAAAATGAGTATGCGCTTCCCACAATTAAAAACCGCAAGCCGTTTAACGAGCGGTACAACAAACAAGTTATCGATGAAAATCCAACGGACACGAAAATTCGATCAAATCACTATTTGTACCGAGATTGTACAGTAATGCATATAATGGTGGATTTATCGTCTAAAGATCAAGCGTTTCCTGATCCTGATACATCAGAAATTCTTCTGTGTACTCTTACGTATAATAAAGCCGGTAAAGTTTTGACAATTGATccagatattaataatgatcaaGATGAAGCCTATTCTATTGAAAGTATAGGAATGAATTATGACTATTGGATCGAACATGTCTATGAACACTCAGATGATGACGTgatcgttaataataatttacagcat gaaataCCGGAGATTTATCGgcaagataaaataatttcagataTCGAATTACCACCGGCAAATATTTTACGATTATTTTTGAcgtttgattttattgaagCACGTGATTTTTGTTACAATTCGATATTCATTACATACACGATCGATTTACCGAAATATTGGAGCACAAATAATCGGGATAAACTGTACGGACGAACACAGAGATGtagaatgataaataaatcgGCTCATTTTAGTTATCTAGCTGAAATAACACTTGatcttgatttaaattgtttGAACGAGACTGTGCCCTCGTGGccttatttacttatttccgTAGGCTCTTTCGACAATTGGacaag atatcGAATAGAAGGCTACACATCAATGCCTTTACCATCGACATCTGGGTCCTATGAATTTCGATTACAGACTTGGAGGCCGGTTTATGGAATTGTTAATGCACTGAGACGATTTTTTACTGGTGGTACTGCTGAGCTAGAGGATATTACGTATTGTGGGATACCTCGGGATCATGAAGGAAGTAAGTTGgataaaaaagaattgaaagtTGTACCCAGTGGTACCGTCGATTTGCGGGTTAATATTATACAgcagaataataaaattattagtaaaagtCGATCTAAATATCAAGAAAGATTAAATTCTGGTATGTTAATTAACACTGTTAATAATGTGCTTGAACAATTTAAAGCTGCGAGAGAACGGATGATTCAAGCGAGATCTGATAGAATtcatttgtaa